In Pseudarthrobacter phenanthrenivorans Sphe3, one genomic interval encodes:
- a CDS encoding recombinase family protein, translating to MSGNVIGYARVSTRGQSLDSQVDALVAAGAVRVFQEYASGATQARTRWKECLDYLQPGNVLTVTDLTRLGRSTADLADIVTVLGQRGIGFRSLAEPWLDTTSAHGKLIFDMFASLAEYERSRLSERTKAGLVAAKARGRLGGRPRTMTPSKTDAARQLRSQGKTLKETAQILSVSVSSLTRALSLPESVPEVVSEAA from the coding sequence GTGTCCGGCAACGTAATTGGGTATGCGAGGGTCAGTACTCGCGGGCAGTCGCTGGACTCCCAAGTGGACGCACTCGTCGCTGCCGGGGCCGTGCGCGTCTTTCAGGAGTACGCTTCCGGCGCCACCCAAGCAAGGACGCGCTGGAAGGAATGCCTGGACTACCTGCAACCAGGCAACGTTCTCACGGTTACTGACCTGACCAGGCTAGGTCGTAGTACGGCTGATCTGGCTGACATAGTGACGGTGCTGGGACAGCGGGGGATAGGTTTCCGTTCCCTCGCTGAACCGTGGCTGGACACCACCAGCGCACACGGAAAGCTCATTTTCGATATGTTCGCTTCTCTTGCCGAGTACGAACGATCACGGTTGTCCGAGCGAACGAAAGCAGGTCTCGTTGCGGCGAAAGCTCGCGGCCGGCTCGGCGGCCGCCCTCGGACGATGACTCCGTCCAAAACGGACGCCGCCCGGCAGCTGCGCAGCCAGGGAAAGACTCTGAAGGAAACAGCTCAAATCCTCAGCGTCAGCGTCTCCTCACTGACTCGGGCCCTAAGCCTGCCCGAGTCAGTCCCAGAAGTTGTATCCGAAGCCGCATAG
- a CDS encoding AIPR family protein, whose amino-acid sequence MSIEVDDLRNEIKVEAVAGDGAFEVEAFATVFARRLEDAEAVADLNVEPLRCNGPRRKRLELLGYAESPLEQSLVILAGRYFGRDATLTMTDAKDAIGRATGYIEAAVDGWLTTHLEMSSREWEYADYFSKQIGSGKIARIRVILITDGLMSGRIRTIDSGTVAGLKTTYEIWDQRRIVDATLPERGSEDIRVDFTKWLSDGLPCLVAPSNDQTTRTYLAVIPARVLAEVFDEYGSLLLESNVRTFLSARGQVNRGIQSTLAQEPARFLAYNNGLTTTATEVELGRSPEGTTIRSLDRWQIVNGGQTTASIAHFLRNNKSEDIIDEVSIQMKLVTVSESDSATVVQAVAKYANSQNRVSAADLFSTHEFHIRMEQISRRLKAPAKEGHQYQTGWFYERARGQWENDRTARGSAGEQAKFELEYPKSQRITKTDWAKYDYCWNQHPDLVSKGAQSVFADYATKVDTQWTKDDGKGADAYGDGYFRAGVGKAIMYETLRSQILKQDWYKAAPGYLANIVAYAISRLALEIGVRFGGANFDFDRVWQRQAVSDPTLAALIEIAHAAQRHLTDPNRPQANVTQWAKQQACWEGFKKVGVRLEGRIRDDLVTADEARGQAADDRKQRAMDSGFEVVKRVLAVKPQVWEMVHRAQVPMSPTEKDLVQMFGLRQGKVPSERQGAVLLRLLGRMAESGIIGRDDH is encoded by the coding sequence GTGAGCATCGAAGTTGATGACCTCCGCAACGAGATCAAGGTCGAGGCTGTTGCCGGCGACGGCGCGTTCGAGGTTGAGGCGTTCGCCACGGTGTTCGCCCGAAGGCTCGAAGATGCGGAAGCCGTAGCAGATCTAAATGTCGAGCCACTTCGCTGCAACGGGCCGCGAAGAAAGCGTCTCGAACTGCTTGGGTATGCGGAGAGTCCACTCGAGCAGTCCCTGGTTATCCTTGCCGGACGATACTTCGGCAGGGACGCGACGCTCACTATGACCGATGCCAAGGACGCCATCGGACGCGCCACCGGATACATCGAGGCGGCTGTCGACGGCTGGCTGACAACACACTTGGAGATGTCGTCGCGCGAATGGGAGTACGCCGATTACTTCTCGAAGCAGATCGGAAGCGGCAAAATCGCCAGGATTCGGGTCATCCTTATCACCGATGGTCTGATGAGCGGCCGCATTCGCACAATTGATAGCGGCACGGTTGCCGGTCTGAAGACTACATACGAGATCTGGGATCAGCGGCGTATCGTCGACGCTACTCTTCCGGAGCGCGGCAGCGAAGACATCCGCGTCGACTTTACGAAGTGGCTGTCCGATGGTCTTCCCTGTCTGGTCGCCCCCAGTAACGACCAGACCACACGGACCTACCTAGCCGTCATCCCAGCCCGGGTCCTTGCTGAAGTGTTCGACGAATACGGCAGCCTGCTTCTGGAATCCAATGTCCGGACCTTTTTGAGCGCAAGGGGTCAGGTGAACCGCGGCATCCAGAGCACCTTGGCTCAGGAGCCAGCACGATTCCTGGCCTATAACAACGGGCTTACGACGACAGCGACCGAGGTCGAACTCGGTCGCTCGCCGGAAGGGACGACCATCCGCAGTCTGGACCGCTGGCAGATCGTAAACGGCGGCCAAACGACCGCCTCGATTGCACACTTCCTTCGCAACAACAAGAGCGAAGACATCATCGACGAAGTTTCCATCCAGATGAAACTCGTAACGGTCAGCGAATCCGACTCCGCAACCGTGGTGCAGGCGGTCGCGAAGTACGCGAACAGCCAGAACAGAGTAAGCGCAGCGGATCTTTTCTCCACGCATGAGTTCCACATCCGCATGGAACAAATCAGCCGACGTCTCAAAGCGCCAGCGAAAGAGGGACACCAGTACCAGACCGGGTGGTTCTACGAGCGCGCTAGGGGCCAATGGGAGAACGACCGTACTGCGCGAGGATCCGCCGGTGAACAGGCAAAATTCGAGTTGGAGTACCCAAAGTCCCAACGCATCACCAAGACTGACTGGGCCAAGTACGATTACTGCTGGAATCAGCATCCTGACCTCGTCAGCAAGGGTGCCCAGTCCGTATTCGCCGACTACGCCACGAAGGTAGATACGCAGTGGACGAAGGACGATGGCAAGGGTGCGGACGCATACGGAGACGGTTACTTCCGCGCCGGCGTCGGCAAGGCGATTATGTACGAGACGCTACGCTCCCAGATTCTCAAGCAGGATTGGTACAAGGCGGCTCCCGGCTATCTCGCGAACATAGTTGCGTACGCGATCTCTCGCCTTGCGCTGGAGATTGGAGTCCGGTTCGGCGGAGCCAACTTCGACTTCGATCGAGTTTGGCAGCGCCAGGCGGTAAGTGACCCGACACTTGCGGCGCTCATCGAGATCGCGCACGCCGCGCAGCGGCATCTAACCGACCCGAATCGTCCCCAGGCAAACGTAACGCAGTGGGCGAAGCAGCAGGCATGCTGGGAGGGATTCAAAAAGGTCGGCGTTCGACTGGAAGGTCGCATCAGGGACGACCTCGTCACCGCCGACGAGGCACGGGGGCAAGCCGCCGACGACCGCAAGCAACGCGCGATGGACTCTGGCTTCGAGGTGGTCAAGCGCGTCCTTGCCGTCAAACCGCAGGTGTGGGAAATGGTCCATCGGGCCCAAGTCCCGATGTCCCCCACTGAGAAGGATCTCGTGCAGATGTTTGGTCTCCGCCAGGGGAAGGTTCCCTCTGAGCGTCAAGGAGCAGTTCTCCTGCGACTACTGGGGCGAATGGCCGAAAGCGGAATCATCGGGCGCGACGATCATTAG
- a CDS encoding PIN domain-containing protein — protein MSSAVTIVLLDANILYARTLRDWIGLLQGEVPALFTVVWTEDVMVETLYHLRKKYPLWSEEQIGGLRRKLEKAFTGGQITGYQIDASLEYPDIGDAHLHAAAVHGAVDIVVTRNGKDLPYGDDLPYEIYEPDDFLILVDDAAPQAVRAVTESQLCYFHKKSSPDEGIDLPLRLNKAGAPKFAARVRDHLQHVDMSILTRKEDAETPDGDVVSVRG, from the coding sequence ATGAGCTCGGCGGTCACCATTGTCCTGTTAGACGCAAATATCCTCTACGCACGGACGCTTCGCGATTGGATTGGCCTCTTGCAGGGAGAGGTGCCGGCACTCTTCACCGTGGTGTGGACGGAGGACGTCATGGTTGAAACGCTGTATCACCTCCGCAAGAAATATCCGCTGTGGTCGGAAGAACAGATTGGCGGCCTTCGCCGGAAGCTTGAGAAAGCTTTCACTGGAGGGCAAATCACCGGGTATCAGATTGATGCGTCATTGGAGTATCCCGATATCGGAGATGCCCATCTCCATGCCGCAGCCGTCCATGGTGCTGTAGACATAGTTGTCACGAGGAACGGGAAGGACCTTCCCTATGGTGATGACCTTCCCTATGAAATTTACGAGCCAGACGACTTCTTGATACTCGTTGACGACGCAGCCCCGCAGGCTGTTCGAGCCGTGACAGAGTCACAGCTTTGTTACTTCCACAAGAAGTCCTCACCAGATGAGGGTATTGACCTTCCCCTCCGCTTGAATAAAGCGGGAGCACCGAAGTTCGCTGCACGGGTCAGAGACCATCTGCAACACGTGGATATGAGCATCTTGACGAGAAAAGAAGACGCGGAGACGCCTGACGGAGACGTTGTTTCAGTTAGAGGATGA
- a CDS encoding helix-turn-helix domain-containing protein, whose product MRWDGLSVDPKYLEALFAKYPERLTPQDLEEIFGLSRNTVYRWLQTGVIPAYQVEKTWLIARDQVKDWVWENRNTLRKGQTPEVNDEDQP is encoded by the coding sequence ATGCGGTGGGACGGACTGAGCGTGGACCCCAAGTACCTGGAAGCACTCTTCGCCAAGTACCCGGAGCGTCTTACGCCTCAGGACCTCGAAGAGATTTTCGGGTTGTCCCGAAACACCGTCTACCGCTGGCTCCAAACCGGAGTGATTCCTGCCTACCAAGTCGAGAAGACATGGTTAATCGCCAGAGATCAAGTCAAAGACTGGGTCTGGGAGAACCGGAACACACTCAGGAAGGGCCAGACACCAGAAGTGAACGACGAGGACCAGCCCTAA
- a CDS encoding SCO6880 family protein, protein MAAIENTYREPTYGNWRRPRKAGIGTLGGLATAGLFVGLIITVICLFVGGWFAGLIALLVLGVALAVVSVTDKHNKSVGERIFARLAFRSARRRRANIYRSGPLGLTPWGEFQLPGISAGSKLYEFTDSYGRPFALIHLPSTAHYTVVFGTQPDGASLVDPEQIDAWVANWGGWLASLSNEPAVVAASVTVETAPDSGARLRREVESNIHDDAPDIAKAMLWEALNTYPQGSATIRAWVALTFSAAARAGGKRRTAEEIARDLASRLPSLTERLESTGAGACAPLNAQELCEVVRVAYDPAAARLIDEAHYQGTPVDLDWGDVGPSAHQSNWDGYRHDSGHSVSWTMTGAPRGHILASALGRLVAPHAEIDRKRVTLLYRPIEAGRAAAIVESDQTSALTRASSTNRPTARALVDARAAQATAAEEAKGAGLVNFGMVVTATVLSSRDLEDAVAVVEGNLGPSARLLLRRAYGSQDSAFAASLPLGLVLPKHLKVPEEIREAM, encoded by the coding sequence ATGGCCGCTATCGAGAACACATACAGGGAACCGACCTACGGCAACTGGCGGCGTCCGCGCAAAGCGGGCATCGGCACCCTTGGTGGGCTGGCAACAGCCGGTTTGTTTGTTGGCCTCATCATCACGGTCATCTGTCTCTTTGTCGGCGGCTGGTTCGCCGGGCTCATTGCCCTGCTCGTCCTTGGGGTGGCGCTGGCCGTCGTCTCGGTGACCGACAAGCACAACAAGTCCGTAGGGGAGCGGATCTTCGCCCGGCTGGCGTTCCGCTCAGCACGGCGCAGACGCGCCAACATCTACCGCTCCGGTCCGTTGGGACTGACGCCTTGGGGCGAGTTCCAGCTACCTGGAATCTCTGCCGGTTCCAAGCTTTACGAGTTCACCGACTCCTATGGCCGCCCCTTCGCGCTGATCCACCTTCCCTCCACCGCGCACTACACCGTTGTCTTCGGCACCCAGCCCGACGGTGCGTCCTTGGTCGATCCTGAGCAGATTGATGCCTGGGTGGCTAACTGGGGCGGCTGGCTGGCCTCGTTGTCGAATGAACCTGCCGTTGTGGCTGCATCCGTCACGGTCGAAACCGCACCCGATTCCGGGGCACGGCTGCGCCGGGAAGTTGAATCGAACATCCATGACGACGCCCCTGACATTGCCAAGGCCATGCTCTGGGAGGCCTTGAACACCTACCCGCAGGGATCGGCCACGATCCGCGCCTGGGTCGCGCTGACGTTCAGCGCCGCTGCCCGGGCAGGCGGCAAGCGACGCACCGCAGAAGAAATCGCAAGGGACCTCGCTTCACGGCTTCCCAGCCTGACCGAGCGTCTGGAATCCACCGGCGCCGGGGCATGCGCACCATTGAACGCCCAGGAACTGTGTGAGGTCGTTCGGGTCGCATACGACCCTGCAGCGGCCCGGCTCATCGACGAAGCCCACTACCAGGGCACACCCGTTGACCTGGACTGGGGCGACGTCGGACCATCCGCCCACCAATCCAACTGGGACGGCTACCGCCACGATTCCGGGCACTCGGTGTCCTGGACGATGACAGGCGCACCACGCGGACACATCCTGGCATCAGCGCTGGGCCGCCTCGTCGCACCGCACGCGGAGATCGACCGCAAGCGCGTCACCTTGCTGTACCGGCCCATCGAAGCCGGCCGCGCGGCCGCCATCGTGGAGTCGGACCAGACCAGCGCCCTGACCCGGGCCTCCTCGACCAACCGGCCCACCGCCCGGGCCCTGGTTGATGCCCGTGCGGCGCAGGCCACCGCAGCGGAGGAAGCCAAGGGGGCCGGGCTGGTCAACTTCGGCATGGTGGTTACGGCCACGGTGCTGTCCTCCCGTGACCTTGAGGACGCCGTGGCCGTCGTGGAGGGCAACCTCGGCCCGTCGGCACGTCTGCTGTTGCGGCGCGCTTACGGCTCCCAGGATTCTGCCTTTGCCGCGTCCCTGCCACTGGGTCTGGTCCTGCCCAAGCACTTGAAGGTTCCCGAAGAGATCCGTGAGGCCATGTGA
- a CDS encoding MinD/ParA family ATP-binding protein — MMETQALDFPKINAVLRTNGTGEVTINGTSHAIEAPDEAAVLSDALRIITETAAQLGRPVRVSTTDPDGQGLIIVSPEGVVSEAAPIKPTSRREQDPLPVTATPSPETAKTTTTAGPAPTPVSVPDDFPSEEAPAQAADAAPVTFRAAVTAAPAERPAPAATAAAAEPATRRSLKDTSFLISAPVLQPATRGWRGILSRLGFRMDPSAEELAEREDIRTVSQHWPGPRTVAVVNRKGGANKTPTVVMLSAILARYSGAATVAWDNNESQGTLGWRTEKGGHNNSVLDLIDSSKALLSPSAQAAEIAQFVHHQTSDKFDVLRSDENEEGDHEVTAEEVDIAHQVLTRYYRLIVMDSGNTARAANWRRMIHHTNQLVVPVTAIEDRAEAARLTLQTLESRGGQDAELARNAVVIVSESTDAKRSMSGDALKRAKDEARRIADGFAPHVRAVVRIPYDPALVNGPIRYDALQPATQRAWLAAAAAVAKGF, encoded by the coding sequence ATGATGGAAACCCAAGCGCTCGACTTCCCCAAGATCAACGCCGTTCTGCGGACCAACGGAACCGGCGAAGTCACCATCAACGGGACCTCCCACGCGATCGAAGCTCCCGACGAAGCCGCCGTCCTTAGCGATGCATTACGAATAATCACTGAAACCGCTGCTCAGCTTGGCCGACCCGTCCGCGTCAGCACCACCGACCCGGACGGGCAGGGCCTCATCATCGTCTCTCCCGAGGGCGTCGTCAGCGAGGCCGCTCCGATCAAGCCCACCTCCCGGCGGGAGCAGGACCCCCTGCCCGTTACGGCAACCCCTTCGCCCGAAACGGCCAAGACCACGACCACGGCCGGGCCTGCACCTACGCCTGTTTCGGTTCCCGACGACTTTCCGTCCGAGGAGGCGCCGGCACAAGCTGCCGACGCTGCGCCGGTCACCTTCAGGGCAGCCGTTACAGCCGCGCCCGCCGAAAGGCCAGCACCGGCTGCCACAGCAGCCGCTGCGGAGCCTGCCACTCGGCGCAGCCTCAAAGACACCTCGTTCCTCATCAGCGCGCCCGTGCTCCAGCCGGCCACGCGCGGCTGGCGGGGCATTCTCAGCCGCCTCGGCTTCCGCATGGACCCATCAGCCGAGGAACTGGCCGAACGCGAAGATATCCGCACAGTCAGCCAGCACTGGCCCGGCCCCCGCACCGTAGCCGTCGTCAACCGCAAGGGCGGAGCGAACAAGACCCCCACCGTCGTGATGCTCAGCGCGATCCTGGCCCGCTACAGCGGCGCAGCGACCGTCGCCTGGGACAACAACGAATCACAGGGCACGCTCGGCTGGCGCACCGAAAAGGGCGGCCACAACAACAGCGTCCTGGATCTCATCGACTCATCAAAGGCGCTGCTCTCCCCCAGCGCCCAAGCAGCAGAGATCGCCCAGTTCGTCCACCACCAGACCTCGGACAAGTTCGACGTCCTGCGCTCAGACGAGAACGAGGAGGGCGACCACGAGGTGACCGCCGAGGAGGTGGACATCGCACACCAGGTACTCACCCGCTACTACCGTCTGATCGTCATGGACTCCGGAAACACGGCCCGCGCCGCGAATTGGCGGCGAATGATCCACCACACCAATCAGCTCGTGGTCCCCGTGACAGCCATCGAAGACCGCGCCGAGGCCGCACGCCTGACTCTCCAAACCCTGGAATCCCGCGGCGGCCAAGATGCCGAGCTGGCCCGCAACGCCGTCGTCATCGTGTCCGAGTCCACCGATGCCAAGCGCAGCATGAGCGGCGATGCGCTCAAGCGCGCCAAGGATGAGGCCAGGCGGATCGCTGACGGCTTCGCCCCGCATGTACGAGCCGTGGTCCGCATCCCCTACGACCCCGCCCTGGTCAACGGGCCCATCCGCTACGACGCCCTCCAACCCGCCACCCAGCGCGCGTGGCTCGCCGCCGCGGCCGCTGTGGCTAAAGGCTTCTGA
- a CDS encoding helix-turn-helix domain-containing protein → MSALLDRTEKTVVATTEQENAQARELIARLREKTTNESPRLALKNASGDSVEAPEELTALLRKVVEAMGRGATVTIGTLPKELTTTTAAKMLGISRPTLMQLIQKGELPAHKVGSHTRVFAEDVQKYREARAATRRQGIDELRALEDELGIDD, encoded by the coding sequence ATGTCCGCACTGTTGGATAGAACTGAGAAAACAGTCGTCGCCACAACTGAGCAAGAGAACGCCCAGGCGAGAGAACTTATTGCGCGGCTGCGTGAGAAAACGACCAATGAGTCGCCTCGGTTGGCGCTCAAAAACGCCTCAGGCGATTCCGTGGAGGCTCCAGAGGAGCTAACGGCTCTCCTTCGTAAGGTTGTAGAGGCGATGGGTCGGGGTGCAACCGTCACCATTGGAACCCTTCCCAAGGAATTGACCACGACTACAGCGGCGAAGATGCTTGGAATTTCGCGTCCGACCCTGATGCAGCTGATACAGAAGGGCGAGCTCCCCGCTCATAAGGTCGGATCACACACTCGCGTATTTGCTGAAGATGTGCAGAAGTACAGAGAAGCCAGGGCAGCTACCCGCAGACAGGGCATCGATGAACTTCGAGCACTTGAGGACGAATTGGGAATTGACGATTAA
- a CDS encoding division plane positioning ATPase MipZ: MIIVVGSEKGGVGKSTVVTNLAVELAKRGMRIAVVDGDRQRSTARWAGDREEAGHEPRIFVVEKLGSLHETLRELDTSYDVVLVDVAGKDSKEMRTAMTAAHQLLVLTQSSQFDLDTLATVDRLIETARDFNPSLRVRGALTRVSTNAFESESGDARDYLSDYPSIEPLRTVLYERKAYRDVVGEGLGVVEWKNPKAAREIRGLAEELMG; the protein is encoded by the coding sequence ATGATCATTGTTGTGGGTAGCGAAAAGGGCGGCGTAGGCAAGTCCACCGTTGTAACCAACCTTGCCGTCGAGTTGGCGAAGCGAGGGATGCGCATAGCAGTAGTGGACGGTGACCGGCAGCGGTCCACTGCACGTTGGGCGGGAGACCGAGAAGAGGCTGGGCATGAACCTCGCATCTTTGTGGTGGAGAAACTTGGCAGCCTGCACGAGACCTTGCGTGAACTCGATACGAGCTATGACGTTGTCCTCGTTGATGTGGCAGGGAAGGACAGCAAGGAGATGCGGACAGCCATGACTGCCGCACATCAATTGTTGGTCCTGACGCAATCGAGCCAGTTTGATCTCGACACACTCGCGACTGTCGATAGGTTGATTGAAACAGCCAGGGACTTCAACCCCTCGTTACGTGTCAGGGGGGCCCTCACGCGGGTGTCGACCAACGCGTTCGAGTCCGAAAGTGGTGACGCCAGGGATTACCTTTCCGACTATCCGAGTATCGAGCCACTGCGAACTGTCCTGTACGAGCGCAAGGCTTATCGAGACGTGGTGGGGGAGGGGCTCGGGGTCGTTGAGTGGAAAAACCCTAAAGCGGCGAGGGAAATCCGCGGGTTGGCAGAGGAGTTGATGGGGTAG
- a CDS encoding ribbon-helix-helix protein, CopG family, producing MSSKTNSETALVRLNINLTKESAAALKKLAEEQGISVTEAVRRAIAVLNFVQEERKEGRKIQTMEPDGKDRRELVLM from the coding sequence ATGTCATCCAAAACTAACTCCGAAACCGCACTCGTCCGGCTGAACATCAACCTGACCAAGGAATCCGCCGCTGCCCTGAAGAAGCTTGCTGAAGAGCAGGGTATCTCTGTGACCGAAGCAGTTCGCAGAGCCATCGCTGTCCTTAACTTTGTTCAGGAAGAGCGGAAAGAGGGACGAAAAATCCAAACTATGGAACCAGATGGCAAAGACCGTCGGGAACTTGTCCTTATGTAA
- a CDS encoding DUF6668 family protein, translated as MTLGAETIDEPVPAIPEEPPFIPTGATRPQLSVPQPDQADRLPRRNVAGREPSFWWLGVHGGAGETSLARLDKRTKAAEHQWPLTAAGSVIVLVARSNIPSLRAARLAATEWASRSLPGIQVAGLVVMADAPGRLPKEIRDFARVVGGGVPHMWHFPWVDAWRYGHDVATEELPKEARTTLEQVQIAVTATAGLTAK; from the coding sequence GTGACGCTCGGCGCAGAAACTATCGACGAACCCGTTCCAGCTATCCCGGAAGAGCCGCCCTTCATCCCTACGGGGGCGACGAGGCCGCAGCTGAGTGTTCCGCAACCGGACCAGGCAGACCGGCTTCCACGAAGGAACGTTGCGGGGAGGGAACCGAGCTTTTGGTGGCTTGGCGTCCACGGCGGCGCGGGCGAAACGTCGCTTGCACGCCTGGACAAGAGAACCAAAGCCGCCGAGCATCAGTGGCCTTTGACGGCCGCCGGATCGGTGATCGTCCTGGTTGCCCGGTCCAACATCCCAAGCCTTCGTGCAGCACGGCTGGCTGCCACTGAATGGGCTTCCCGTTCTCTTCCCGGGATCCAGGTCGCCGGCCTCGTGGTCATGGCTGACGCTCCCGGACGGCTCCCCAAAGAGATCCGCGACTTCGCCCGCGTCGTCGGCGGGGGAGTGCCCCACATGTGGCATTTCCCCTGGGTGGACGCGTGGCGCTACGGCCACGACGTCGCCACCGAGGAACTTCCCAAAGAAGCCCGCACCACCCTTGAACAGGTCCAGATCGCAGTAACTGCCACTGCCGGACTAACCGCCAAGTAG
- a CDS encoding restriction endonuclease, whose amino-acid sequence MVELAIRLRLIWPGIYLTAAGGIVWGYRLDGLKIDYSRLDEEIKELAHDIVRKGIPPDPNDQYMDEWARWRVEQIFPSPGRLPAPPRKPSFPQNFMALVGICSVVPSVVAIAMLAGAGAKYQWILAAVITFWTCYVALWVIASRREKRYYRAKEQYWARHDPHHDHREDLRSELARRLGSEINDAWYEFSRPIATVPAGHVRDRPRRELAWTPCGPQPSAMASCSDRQAEFLARDWMLFLGESGCQVSPATRDGGADVVSSRYVAEVKHHAAPVGPALVRQIFGVATAEGKTALFFSLSGYSAASIEFAEQVKMALFVYDFTQGTLHPKTRAAELALLKGLPSLSG is encoded by the coding sequence TTGGTCGAACTCGCTATACGCTTGCGCTTGATATGGCCAGGCATCTACCTGACAGCAGCTGGAGGAATTGTGTGGGGTTACAGGCTGGACGGACTGAAGATCGATTACTCCCGCCTGGACGAGGAAATCAAAGAGCTGGCACACGATATTGTCCGCAAAGGAATCCCCCCAGATCCAAACGATCAATACATGGACGAATGGGCTCGTTGGAGGGTGGAGCAAATCTTTCCATCTCCTGGTCGGCTCCCAGCGCCGCCGCGGAAGCCTAGTTTCCCCCAGAACTTCATGGCACTCGTAGGGATATGCAGTGTCGTTCCATCCGTCGTAGCCATTGCAATGCTAGCGGGCGCAGGGGCGAAGTATCAGTGGATCCTTGCCGCCGTAATCACCTTTTGGACTTGCTATGTGGCGCTATGGGTCATCGCCTCCAGGCGGGAGAAACGCTATTACAGGGCGAAGGAACAATATTGGGCAAGGCATGATCCGCACCATGATCATCGTGAGGATCTCCGGTCCGAACTGGCGCGCCGACTCGGATCGGAGATCAATGATGCTTGGTATGAATTCAGTCGGCCTATCGCCACGGTTCCGGCCGGTCATGTACGCGACAGGCCGCGCCGCGAGTTAGCGTGGACCCCTTGTGGGCCGCAACCTTCCGCCATGGCATCATGCAGTGATCGACAGGCCGAATTCCTGGCAAGGGATTGGATGCTGTTTTTAGGTGAATCCGGCTGTCAGGTATCTCCGGCAACCCGTGACGGCGGGGCGGATGTAGTTTCAAGCCGCTACGTGGCTGAAGTCAAGCACCACGCTGCCCCAGTCGGGCCCGCGTTGGTGCGGCAAATCTTCGGTGTGGCCACCGCCGAAGGGAAGACAGCCCTCTTCTTTTCCTTGTCTGGTTACTCGGCTGCATCTATCGAATTCGCTGAACAAGTGAAGATGGCCCTCTTTGTCTACGACTTCACACAGGGAACCCTCCACCCAAAAACCCGTGCGGCGGAACTGGCCTTACTCAAAGGCCTACCAAGCCTGTCAGGGTAG
- a CDS encoding CHAP domain-containing protein — protein MQSRTSAPALAAGAVLAPVGLVLSIILFGGGSQAAADVCSPAGSSVSVDARQLPKVAVAGYEGEQLKNAALVINAGKARGLPARGQTIGVMTAMGESGLRVLDYGDGPGPDSRGLFQQRDNGAWGSYPDRMNPTASATNFFTALQKVSGWEQLEPTTAAHRVQRNADPFHYQSYWADAVEVVAALADVQITDAGGESSCGIPGQSGKDDDLPWRTAKIYEPSPLGMYNRECVDFALWRVNQQLGSSAAPYKVLNGTFRPDGAVLGSALTWKDGWDAKGWPTGGTPRVGAVVWYSPGTGGADGTYGHVAVVKAVNGDGSFLEEGYNGNPAPNDHTYYTRTVENSTPSAFLYLPGSDSPEEP, from the coding sequence ATGCAATCACGAACAAGCGCGCCTGCGCTGGCCGCCGGCGCCGTCCTTGCACCCGTCGGCTTGGTACTGTCCATCATCCTGTTCGGCGGAGGCTCTCAGGCCGCTGCCGATGTCTGCTCACCGGCCGGGTCCAGCGTCAGCGTTGACGCAAGGCAGCTGCCCAAGGTCGCTGTCGCCGGCTACGAGGGCGAGCAATTGAAGAACGCGGCCCTGGTCATCAACGCAGGCAAAGCCCGTGGCCTGCCGGCCCGGGGGCAGACGATCGGCGTCATGACGGCCATGGGCGAATCCGGGCTCCGGGTCCTGGACTACGGCGACGGCCCGGGCCCTGACTCCCGGGGACTGTTCCAGCAGCGCGACAACGGCGCCTGGGGGTCCTATCCGGACCGCATGAACCCCACGGCCTCAGCCACAAACTTCTTCACCGCCCTGCAGAAGGTCAGCGGGTGGGAACAGCTCGAACCCACCACGGCCGCGCACCGGGTCCAGCGCAACGCCGACCCGTTCCACTACCAGTCCTACTGGGCGGACGCCGTCGAGGTCGTCGCCGCCCTGGCCGACGTGCAGATCACCGATGCCGGCGGGGAAAGCTCCTGCGGCATCCCCGGCCAATCCGGCAAGGACGATGACCTGCCCTGGCGCACTGCCAAGATCTACGAGCCATCCCCACTGGGCATGTACAACCGCGAATGCGTCGACTTCGCCCTCTGGCGTGTCAACCAGCAGCTTGGCAGCTCCGCCGCACCTTACAAGGTCCTGAACGGCACGTTCCGTCCCGATGGTGCCGTGCTCGGCTCTGCCCTTACCTGGAAAGACGGCTGGGACGCCAAGGGCTGGCCCACCGGCGGAACGCCACGGGTTGGCGCGGTCGTCTGGTACTCCCCCGGCACCGGCGGCGCCGACGGCACCTACGGTCACGTCGCCGTCGTCAAAGCCGTCAACGGTGACGGCAGCTTCCTGGAAGAGGGCTACAACGGCAACCCCGCCCCGAACGACCACACCTACTACACCCGCACCGTAGAGAACAGCACTCCCAGCGCCTTCCTCTACCTGCCCGGCAGCGACTCACCGGAGGAACCATGA